The following nucleotide sequence is from Streptomyces leeuwenhoekii.
GCGAGGGCGGGGTCGCGGCGGGCCAGCCGGGCGATCTCCGGGTCGCGCTCGACGACGTCGACCCGGCGGACGTCCGGGTGGCGCAGCACCTCGCGGGCGGCCAGGCCGTCGCCGCCGCCGAGGATCAGTACGCGCCGGTGCGGGCCGGTCATCGCCGGGTGGACCAGCGCCTCGTGGTAGCGGCGCTCGTCCCGGCCGCTGATCCGCAGCCGTCCGTCGAGGAACAGCTTGAGCGGGCGGCCGTCGGTGCCGCCGGTGAGCACCACCTCCTGCACACCGGTGTGCAGGGCCACGCGGACGCCGGCGCCGTAGACGGCGTGCCGGGCGGCCCGCTCGAAGTCGTCCACGCATACGGCGGTCAGGGCGAGCACGGCCAGCACGGCGGCGTTGGCGGCCCGCAGCAGGCGGCGGGCGCGGCGCGACAGATCGCGCCGGAACAGACCGAGGACCAGGGCGGCGCCGACGACGGTGTTGACGGCGCCGGTGAGCAGCGCGCCGGTGAGCTGGCCGAGGAACGGCAGCAGCAGGAAGGGGAAGGCCAGGCCCCCGGCGAGGGCGCCGACGTAGTCCGCCGCGAACAGGTCGGCCACCGCGCGGCCCGCGTCCTGGCGGCGGATGCGCTGGATCAGTTCCATCAGCAGCGGCACCTCGGCGCCGATCAGCAGGCCGATGACGAGCGAGAAGACGACCAGGAGGCAGCGGGGGCCGTCGGCCCACACCCCGCCCCGGTCGCCGGTCCAGGCGAAGGCGGCGTACAGGGCCATGGCGCTGCATCCGCCGACCAGGGCGAGGAGGGTCTCGATGGCGCCGAAGCCCGCCGCCGCGTGCCGGCGCAGCCGCTTGGCGACGAGCGAGCCGACGCCCATCGCGAAGACCATCACGGACAGCACCACGGAGGTCTGGGTGACCGAGTCGCCGGCCAGGTAGGCGGCGACGGCGACCAGTTCGAGCTCGTAGACCAGGCCGCAGGCCGCGCAGACGAAGACGCCCGCGAGGACCAGGAACCGCCCGGTGCCGTGCCCGACCGGAAGCCGTGCGGGGGGCGTCCCGGCGCCGCCGGAGCCACCCCGGGGCGGCGGCGAGCCGGGTCGGGCGGAGGCGTGCGACTCGATCATGCTGTGACGTTACGTCACTCGCTCGCTACGCTTCGCCACCCACACGTGTGAAAAAGGGCGTCCGGTGGGACGGCGCGTGTTTGAGACGCGAAAGAGCGCCGCCATGGCGCCGTTCACACCCCCGAGGGGCTGAGCCGTTTCGCGGGCACGCGCACGCCCACCCGCGTGCGGGTCGCCACGAGCTGGCCGTCCTGCGGGTAGGCGTGCCAGGTCCGCCAGTGCACATGATCCTCGTGCCGCTGGGCCAGCAGCGCGGTGAAGGCGTTCGGGCTGCCGGGGAAGACGCCGGCGAGGCCGTGCGGATGGTCGGAGACGAGGGCCAGCAGTTCCTGGGCGCGGCCGGTGAACGACCCCGGGGAGAGCTTCTCCACCCGGGCCGCGAACTCGTACTCCCAGTCGCCCACCCGCTTGGCCACGCCCAGCGGCAGCGGGGTGCTGCTGCCCGGGATGCACGCGACCGTCTCCGAACAGCTACCCCGCTCGTGCTCCAGGAGCACCTGGTGGGAGGCGCCGAGCAGCCTCAACTCCATTTTGGCGCCGCTCAGTTCGAGTTCCAGCGTGGCAAGCGCGGGGAGGGGTTCACGCCCCAGGGCCCAGGCGAGGTCGGATGCGCGCGTATCGGTGTAGGGGGTGTTCAGGGTCGTGAGCATGGATCGGCTCCGCAAGCACACAAGGAGAGGACGGTGTGGGTCCTGCGACCCCCGTTCGCGCCGGGGATGCGGGCCCGTCAGCCCGGTCGGTCGGCCAAGAGGGTCCGCAGGGATTCCGAGGGGCTGCGTGGTGTCTGAGAGGGAATCATGAACCGGGGCGCTGCCACAGCGGTTTTACCCAATGTGATGGTGTTTCCATCCCTCAGGGGGCCCCTGAGCGCAACTGTTCAACCCGGGCGTACGCCTGTACGGATCATTGCGCGCCGGGCACCCGAACGCCCGCCGGGCGCGGTGCCCGGCGGGCGTTCTCGGTGAAGGCCGCGGGGGCCGCTCCCGGGGACGTCCCCGGGAGCGGCCCCCGCGGCGGGGACGCGGTTCCCCCTGCGGAGCTCGGCTGCCCCGTGTCAGCCGCCTCCGCCGCCGCATCCGCCTCCGCCGCCACCGCAGGACGAGCCGCCGCCCCCGCAGGAGTGGCCCCCCGACCAGCCGCTGTCGGACGACCCGGACGAGCCCCCGGCGTCGCCGGCCACCGCTCCCCCGCTCACGACCCACCAACTGGTGTCACCGCCGCCGGAGCCGCTGGAGCCGCCGCTTCCGCCCGCCCGGCGGTGCCCCGCGCCCCCCTTCGCGCGCACCGCGCTCCGGCCGCTGCGGGCGGCGACGGCCGCCCCCACCACGACGACGACCACTGCCAGGATGATGCCGACGACCATGGCGTCACCCTCCTTCCGTCTCCCCCGGGCGTTTCCCCGGAAGTCCCCCCGAAGCGGCCCCCGTTGGACGCCTCGCTCACGTGCGTGACCGGGAGATGCCCTCGCCGGAAGCGCGCCAAAGCAGAGTTGAGGAACTCCAGAGCTTCGGCGCAGGATGACCGGCATGACCTCCAGCGCACGCCCCTTCCTCAACCG
It contains:
- a CDS encoding polyamine aminopropyltransferase; this translates as MIESHASARPGSPPPRGGSGGAGTPPARLPVGHGTGRFLVLAGVFVCAACGLVYELELVAVAAYLAGDSVTQTSVVLSVMVFAMGVGSLVAKRLRRHAAAGFGAIETLLALVGGCSAMALYAAFAWTGDRGGVWADGPRCLLVVFSLVIGLLIGAEVPLLMELIQRIRRQDAGRAVADLFAADYVGALAGGLAFPFLLLPFLGQLTGALLTGAVNTVVGAALVLGLFRRDLSRRARRLLRAANAAVLAVLALTAVCVDDFERAARHAVYGAGVRVALHTGVQEVVLTGGTDGRPLKLFLDGRLRISGRDERRYHEALVHPAMTGPHRRVLILGGGDGLAAREVLRHPDVRRVDVVERDPEIARLARRDPALAALGGHAYRDPRLRLTTADVFDRLRRVPPAAYDVIVCDLPGPDATAGAKPYSQEFYGLARRALAPGGRLVVHAGPVSSRPRAFWTVEATLRAAGLRTTPYRTVVPGGPARAPRDRGFVLAARTTPGLRLDPRGPRPGTLTQAALTAQARAVARTRVPGLPPSTLVHPRY
- a CDS encoding DUF2617 family protein, with the protein product MLTTLNTPYTDTRASDLAWALGREPLPALATLELELSGAKMELRLLGASHQVLLEHERGSCSETVACIPGSSTPLPLGVAKRVGDWEYEFAARVEKLSPGSFTGRAQELLALVSDHPHGLAGVFPGSPNAFTALLAQRHEDHVHWRTWHAYPQDGQLVATRTRVGVRVPAKRLSPSGV